Genomic segment of Parabacteroides pacaensis:
TTACGGAAAGGAAAAACTTCATGTTGCAATTCTCCACCTTTTAAACAAATAAGTCCGTTAGGTAATGCGTTCTGTTGTCCTTTTTTAATATTCTTTTTGGCAATGTTAACTAAATCGGCCAAAGGCATCACAGCCCGGCTTACTATAAAGTCGAAGAGTTCTTTTTCTTCTTCTGCGCGTGCATGCCGGAAAGTAACATTTTCCAGTCCTATTTCACTGGCAACAGTTTGAGCTACTTTTATTTTTTTTCCGATACTATCTACCAGATGGAAGTTTACTTTTGGAAAGAATATGGCCAGAGGAATGCCGGGAAAGCCTCCGCCTGTCCCTATGTCCATGATCGTGCTACTATCTTTGAAACGGATAAATTTGGCAATACCCAAAGAATGTAATACATGATGGAGATACAGATTTTCGATATCTTTCCGGGATATTACATTGATTTTGGAATTCCAATCCGTATAAAGATCATATAAAGCTTCGAACTGTTCTATTTGTTGTTTATCCAGCTCCGGAAAATAAGTCCGAATACGTTCCATGCTAAATTGCCGTTAATTGGGAAATGGGGCTATCTTTTCGAAGAACTAACTGTAATTCATTATAAGGAAGAAATACTTTGGTCTGTCCTACCACATAAGCCGCAATTTCATATTCGTTGAATGTATAAACAATCCCGTCCTCTTTCACCAGGAAGTTTCCGTTCGGATAAATTTCTTCTACGCTGAAGAATCCGGCATTTTCCAATTCTTTAGGATCTTTCACGTTGTTCTGTGCCGCAATCTTGTTTACTAATAGCTTGGCTAAAGTATCTTGATAATCAGCTACGAAAATATCTTGTTCCGTAATGAGTTTGCCGGTCTTGAGGTTTATTACGTGGTTGGTAACGGCATGTGCACCGTGGGCTCCTCCTGTATAATTCTCCAATCGGTTTACAAACGAAAGAATATTATTTTCATTATATACAATATCATTCGACGACATTTCGTAATAAGAATACCAAGCTCCTACCTGCCCATTGGTAGCACGGGCTTTTTCCACATCCTTTTTATAGTCTTGCTCTAGATCTTTATAAGCATTGATATAATCCGTGGTATATTTTTCCACGGCTTCCGCAGGAGATAAAGAGGCATATTCTTCACCAAAATAACTGTCGACAAAGATTTGTTGGATATTTTTTAAGATGGCCGGATCTTTATATTTAACAGGGTAGGTAAATTTAATCTGAAGGTTACAATTCGGATTGCTGTCATTTTCAAGCAAATGGTAAGCTTTATCTACTACGATGCTATCAAAAGAAATCTTGTTTGCTTCTGTTTTTTTTGTGCTGTTTATACAGCCGCCCACTAGTGTCATTAAAAGTAATGAGAGAACAATTTTTGCATGTCGTTGTGTAATCATTGCAATATTTGATTATTTAGTTTATACAGATGCAAATGTAACAGATTATTTCCTGATAATTACCAATAGACTTCTGAAAAAATCCAAAGGAAAGAAAAGGAAACAGGTAGAAATGAAAGGCGAGCCGGAAT
This window contains:
- the rsmG gene encoding 16S rRNA (guanine(527)-N(7))-methyltransferase RsmG, with product MERIRTYFPELDKQQIEQFEALYDLYTDWNSKINVISRKDIENLYLHHVLHSLGIAKFIRFKDSSTIMDIGTGGGFPGIPLAIFFPKVNFHLVDSIGKKIKVAQTVASEIGLENVTFRHARAEEEKELFDFIVSRAVMPLADLVNIAKKNIKKGQQNALPNGLICLKGGELQHEVFPFRNKTVIEDLSHFFQEEFFKTKKVVYVPLS
- a CDS encoding DUF3298 and DUF4163 domain-containing protein translates to MITQRHAKIVLSLLLMTLVGGCINSTKKTEANKISFDSIVVDKAYHLLENDSNPNCNLQIKFTYPVKYKDPAILKNIQQIFVDSYFGEEYASLSPAEAVEKYTTDYINAYKDLEQDYKKDVEKARATNGQVGAWYSYYEMSSNDIVYNENNILSFVNRLENYTGGAHGAHAVTNHVINLKTGKLITEQDIFVADYQDTLAKLLVNKIAAQNNVKDPKELENAGFFSVEEIYPNGNFLVKEDGIVYTFNEYEIAAYVVGQTKVFLPYNELQLVLRKDSPISQLTAI